In Rissa tridactyla isolate bRisTri1 chromosome 22, bRisTri1.patW.cur.20221130, whole genome shotgun sequence, a single genomic region encodes these proteins:
- the MAP2K2 gene encoding dual specificity mitogen-activated protein kinase kinase 2 — translation MPAKRKPVLPALNIAPSAAEGPSPDGSAEANLVDLQKKLEELELDEQQKKRLEAFLTQKAKVGELKDDDFERISELGAGNGGVVTKVQHKPSGLVMARKLIHLEIKPAIRNQIIRELQVLHECNSPYIVGFYGAFYSDGEISICMEHMDGGSLDQVLKEAKRIPEEILGKVSIAVLRGLAYLREKHQIMHRDVKPSNILVNSRGEIKLCDFGVSGQLIDSMANSFVGTRSYMSPERLQGTHYSVQSDIWSMGLSLVELSIGRYPIPPPDSKELEAIFGRPVVDGAEGESHSISPRARPPGRPVSGHGMDNRPAMAIFELLDYIVNEPPPKLPNGVFTQDFQEFVNKCLIKNPAERADLKMLMSHTFIKRSEVEEVDFAGWLCKTLRLNQPSTPTRAAM, via the exons atgCCGGCCAAGAGGAAGCCGGTGCTGCCGGCCCTCAACATCGCCCCCAGCGCGGCCGAGGGGCCCAGCCCCGACGGCTCCGCAGA ggCAAACCTTGTGGACCTTCAGAAGAAGCTGGAGGAACTGGAGCTGGATGAGCAGCAGAAGAAGCGCCTGGAAGCTTTCCTCACACAGAAAGCCAAAGTTGGCGAGCTGAAGGACGATGACTTTGAGAGGATCTCCGAACTGGGGGCTGGCAACGGCGGTGTGGTCACCAAAGTGCAGCACAAACCCTCAGGGCTTGTTATGGCACGGAAG CTGATTCATTTAGAAATCAAGCCGGCCATCAGGAATCAGATTATCCGAGAGCTGCAGGTGCTGCATGAGTGTAATTCCCCATATATCGTGGGTTTCTATGGAGCCTTCTACAGCGACGGAGAGATCTCCATCTGCATGGAGCACATG GATGGCGGTTCTTTGGATCAAGTCTTGAAAGAAGCCAAAAGAATTCCTGAGGAGATCTTGGGGAAAGTCAGTATAGCG GTTCTGAGAGGCTTGGCGTATCTGAGAGAGAAGCACCAAATCATGCACAGAG ATGTGAAGCCTTCTAACATCCTGGTTAATTCTCGAGGAGAGATTAAGCTGTGTGATTTTGGGGTCAGCGGTCAACTCATTGACTCCATGGCAAACTCTTTTGTAGGAACTCGGTCCTACATGTCT CCCGAGCGGTTGCAGGGCACCCACTACTCGGTCCAGTCCGACATTTGGAGCATGGGTCTGTCGTTAGTGGAGCTGTCTATCGGAAGGTACCCAATCCCCCCGCCAGACTCCAAGGAACTGGAAGCAATATTTGGCCGTCCTGTGGTGGACGGGGCGGAGGGAGAGTCTCACAGCATCTCGCCGCGGGCCAGGCCCCCAGGACGCCCCGTCAGTG GCCATGGGATGGACAACCGGCCTGCCATGGCCATCTTTGAACTGCTGGATTATATAGTTAATGAG ccaCCTCCCAAGCTGCCGAATGGAGTTTTCACGCAAGATTTCCAGGAGTTTGTAAATAAATG CTTAATTAAAAATCCAGCAGAACGGGCAGATCTGAAGATGCTGATG AGTCACACCTTCATCAAGCGCTCGGAAGTGGAGGAGGTGGATTTCGCCGGCTGGCTCTGCAAAACGCTGCGGTTGAACCAGCCCAGCACGCCCACCCGCGCTGCCATGTGA